The nucleotide window AAACTGGATGCGGTTGTTCCCGCTTCCAGAAGATGCGTTCCACAAGAAAACCTTGGATAAAGTGGATATTGAAACGGCATGGGGGTTGCGGTATGGAGTGCCGGAAGGAATGGCTGCGGCCGTTCTTTCTCCACTCCCAAAGGATTGTAGTCAGCCACAGGAACCGGAATATGTAGAATCCCAGTTGGACGAAGAGCACGAAGCTTTCCTGGCATCGCTTTATGAAGAACTGGCAGAGCCGGAAACATCAACTGCCCCGTCAGATTTCGATTTGCAGTTCGGTCCAATCCCTGCGGATTCCGAAGAAGAACCAGTTTACACCGAAGATTCGGAAGTGGAAGCTGCAGAACTGGAAACGAAGGAAGCAGCGGAGGTCACAGCGGCAGCCGAGGAAACGGAAGAATCCGAATACCTGTTGATGGAGGATTGGCATGTGCAGCAGAAACCGGTTGCCATCCGGCCGCAGCTTACCGCTAAATCGACTCACTCAATCCGCTCAAACCATATTGGTGAGCAAGAATGGGTGGTTGAAATTATCGGTCATGAGCAAGAATACATCCACGTCAGTGACGGAGACAGCCGTACTTGGCTCAATGTGGCAAATGACTCTCTTGGGAAAGGGGATATTCTTTCCGTACTCGTACACCGGGCAATGACCGGAAAAATCGAGGTCAAAAAAGCCGATATTCTGCAGAAAAAGTCCCTTGATTTCGCCTTAGAGCTGGAAAACGAAGAAGAATTTTATAATTTGTCGAGAAATGTCGAACAAGAATATGTGATTTAACTCAAATTTACACAGAAAAACCCATTTTCATTGGGTTTTTCCTCCTGGTTTCTGTCAGTTTACAGAAATTTGGAGGAGAAACCCATAAAAAGATATAACTTATCTCCCCTTTTTTAGGTAAAAAGGTATATACAATTGATAAACTTTTTACCTAGTTATAAAATTATAAAAGACATTCGAAGGAGGATATCACTATGTGTCATGCATTTACACTTGAAGAAAAACCACAAGATGTCGTTCGAAAAATGATTTCAGACATAAAGAATCACGGAAAATTTTTAACTGAAATAGAAGTATTGTTCAAAGGACGTCTTAAAATAAAATGTTTTGAAGTCACTTCTGACATGAAGTTGACCAACGGGTACTATAAGCAAATGGAGAGCGATTTATTAAGAATGGTATCGAATGTTCTAGAGCCAATTGTGAATTTCACCGGCTTCACAACAAAAGTAATTGTCCAAGTGCAAAACAACGGGGCGCTGGACTTCAATGATATTAATGTTTCCCTACATACCGATATGCCGGAGAAAATTACGGCTACCCGTCTATTCGAAAAACGTGTTAATCACATTTTCCCTTTTCTTGAGTTTTTGCAGGGAGTCGAAGTAAAAGGGCACCATCATCGATTGATTGCCTTGCATGCGAACATTAATTTATCAATAGAAGATATAGACTACGTCATCTTTGAGGAGAAGATTTTCCCTCCACGAGTCACGACGCAATGGATGTTGACCCTTGAACGGATGATCCTGGAGTCGGAAAAAGAGTATGCCTATCATGCGTTTATCCCTTGTTTCGACGGTGAGCTGCTTTGGGAACGAAAAGAACAGGTTTTGAGGTACACGTTCCAATGACTGTTCTTTCATATTTGAAGGGCAGCCTTATTTGGCTGATCATCCTTCTAACAGGAACGATTTCTACTCCTGTATCGGCAGCGACCCATTTTCTGCCTAAAGAAAAACCGCCAAATCAAGTGGCCCCTCAATCTGATAGCACAATTTGGTCAGATGCCGCTCAGGGCTTAATGAGTTTCTTTAGTCAGGGGCTGAATGAAGCGATTGTGTTATTTACCGGTTTGTTTTTGATCGGCACCTTTGCGATGGTCTTCTCTGTCTTGCTCCGAAATGGCCAGTGGCAGAAATTTGCGACACAAACTATGGCATGGTCCTTTCTCGCTCTGCTTCTGATCCGTCTAATTCCGTTACTTGCAATTACCATCCATTCTTGGGAAGACGTTAATGAATATTTATTGTTCGGTATAAAGCTTATTGCAACAGGTGTGTTCCTGATTGGGCTGTTAGCAATAGAACCGATTGCGGACCTTTTCCGTCGGGGAGATCAGCTAATTGCTCACCCAAAATATCGAAGATGGGCTAAAAATGCGTTGGGGATCGCCATCCTAATGATTCTGTTGAGTCAGGGATTCATGTATTTCTATTTAAAAGTGTAAAAAGTCTACCCACTGGTTTCGCGCATTTGGTATAATTAACACATAACTTAAACTAACAGGGCGCACCCCTCCTTTTGCAGCATTTGCTGTTTTGGAGGGGTGCGCTTTTTTTAGGAGTGATTGAATGAATTTAATGCTAATCGGTGATGCTGACAAACGGCGCGAGAAGTTGTTATATACGTTGATGTTGTCATTCCCTTCTCATAGAATAACAGCTTACAGCTGTGTGCCTACAATTCATCAGCTGGAGGAAATACACCTTGTCTTATTCTTGGCAAACGATGCTGAAATGGCCAAACAACTCGACTGGCTCCCGCCGGGAATGCCGATTTTTCTTATAGAGGAAAAACCGATTCCATATATTGACCGGTATATCGAAAGACGGAATGTTAAAGGTTATATCCAGAAGAATACATCTCTAAACACTCTCAATTTTGCAATCAAACTTGTGTTGGAAGGAGGCAGCTACTTTGACCCATCTCACCAACCGAACACGGGAGGGAAACGGAAAGTCGATTTACTGGAGTTTAGGGTATTTGCCATGCTCTCGAAAGGCTATCCCATTAAAGAAGTGGCAGGCCGGATGAATATCTCGGAAGAAAAAGCGGAGAAATACCGGATGAATTTTATCGATATGGGATTTCCAATGCCATCAAGGAATAAGGAGAAGGCTGTTCAAGCTTTGCGTCCCATTCGCCAATAGTATTTGCAATTTATAATATAACGTTATATTATTATAAATACAAAATAGACAGGAGTGATTCGAATGAAGAAAACCACCATTTTTATCGTTGGCGGTAGCCAGGAACAGACGTACAAGAAAATCGGGAAGAAGGCAGGGTGCGATATTTTGTTCCACAATGGCAAAGCCCGGAATGGCGGAGTCAAGAAAGCGTTCGAACCGATGGTCAAGAAAGCGGATTGTGTAGTTGTGCTGGCTGGAGCTTGTGGCCACGAAACGATGTATTCCATTAAAGAACTTTGTAAAGCAAATCAGATAGAAGTCGTCTTTCAAAAAGGATTTGGCGCGAGCGGAGCGGTTAATGCTGCCCTGGACCGCCTGAAATCCGTTGCTTGAAAGAATCAGGAGGAGGAAAAAAATGATAAAGTATGATGCAAAAATCTGTATTGGCTACGGGAACGAATTCGTGCTTCTTCGTATGAGTGATGAAATGTCCTCGTTATTCTGCACACCGGACTGTGAGTCGGAACACTCGATTTTCAACCCGGAATTGCTCAAGCCTGAAAAACAAATTCCCACAGAGGAGTGATCCCTCATGCATTCAGCAGTGTTACCGAATGGAAAAGTGATAGGCGCAGCCAGTTACGATGAACAGATCCACGGTCTGCAGATAAATTGCATGGACTCTGCTTGCGGTGCCCCCGTCATTTTCATAAAGGGCAAGACGGATATGGCTCCTCATTTCAAGACCAGTGGTCATGGTGACTCTGTCCATAAGGAAAAGTGCGGTTTCGCCCGGCAATTGTCTTTCCAGGAAACCGTATCAAAAGTGGGTGAATATCAAGCGAGCATCGCAGACAATGGTGTCCGCCAGATCGCCATTCGGCTCAACCTAAATGATGTTGATCCGGATTACGAGAAACAGGTCATCGAACGGGACGTAAAGGAGAAAGAAGAACCGAAGGAGCTGGATGAAAAGATGTTGAAGGACAAGCCAGACACGCCTGCCTCCATTAGCTCCTTGAAAACCATTAAAAAGCTCTTTACTACCGTGGGTCCGGATATCCTTGCCGGCATTCTGCTTCATGTGAAAGGGCGGAAAATTCCAGTCTCCGATATGATCCGCCATCACGAACAGG belongs to Planococcus lenghuensis and includes:
- a CDS encoding helix-turn-helix domain-containing protein, giving the protein MNLMLIGDADKRREKLLYTLMLSFPSHRITAYSCVPTIHQLEEIHLVLFLANDAEMAKQLDWLPPGMPIFLIEEKPIPYIDRYIERRNVKGYIQKNTSLNTLNFAIKLVLEGGSYFDPSHQPNTGGKRKVDLLEFRVFAMLSKGYPIKEVAGRMNISEEKAEKYRMNFIDMGFPMPSRNKEKAVQALRPIRQ
- a CDS encoding DUF2325 domain-containing protein, which produces MKKTTIFIVGGSQEQTYKKIGKKAGCDILFHNGKARNGGVKKAFEPMVKKADCVVVLAGACGHETMYSIKELCKANQIEVVFQKGFGASGAVNAALDRLKSVA